A genome region from Hydrogenoanaerobacterium saccharovorans includes the following:
- a CDS encoding ROK family protein yields the protein MKNSGGLLELKRMNRAHIKKMIYQKAPITRAEVAESLNLALPTVTTSVVDMLAEGILCEQELPGWEASPQGGRKPLALDFVPQAAYAVGIELGPYGTTGVVSDVRGNIIARSKSAPASDCYETMLSQVGEQIRSLLDGTPREKVVGIGVGLPGFIETQQGVIRFSFREDWNKHILAQDLADALRLPVVIDNNVRMRVVAEEMFSHLWRPDVFAYYFISRGIACPVMMKNGVWSGYTSGAGEIGHTIVQPGGPKCSRCGHHGCLDAVAGENAILKKCEKACAVGQTPILQSLAQKRPLDLTLAMEAQELGDEIVCSIFAEAIKYLGISLANTANLLSPGLVLVDGYIMRSTQNQEMLRDIVSNYLYGLNSDEVRIEFLPFDQYRGARGAAGRIIKKFWIQ from the coding sequence ATGAAAAACAGTGGCGGACTTCTGGAGCTGAAGCGCATGAATCGAGCCCACATTAAAAAGATGATTTATCAAAAGGCACCAATTACGCGTGCCGAGGTGGCCGAAAGTTTGAATCTGGCGCTACCCACTGTTACCACCAGTGTAGTGGATATGCTTGCGGAGGGCATTTTGTGTGAGCAGGAGTTGCCTGGATGGGAGGCAAGCCCGCAGGGCGGGCGAAAACCATTGGCGCTGGATTTTGTCCCGCAGGCTGCCTATGCGGTGGGTATTGAGCTGGGCCCTTACGGCACGACGGGCGTTGTTTCTGATGTGAGGGGGAACATTATCGCGCGGTCCAAATCAGCGCCGGCCTCCGATTGCTATGAAACAATGCTGTCGCAGGTGGGGGAGCAAATTCGCAGCTTGCTGGATGGCACCCCGCGAGAAAAAGTGGTTGGTATCGGAGTTGGGTTGCCGGGGTTTATAGAAACGCAGCAGGGTGTGATACGATTTTCGTTTCGTGAAGATTGGAACAAGCACATACTGGCGCAGGATCTTGCCGATGCATTGAGACTTCCAGTTGTGATAGATAATAACGTGCGGATGCGCGTAGTTGCGGAGGAAATGTTTTCGCACTTGTGGCGCCCAGATGTGTTTGCGTATTATTTTATCTCGCGTGGTATTGCGTGCCCTGTTATGATGAAAAACGGTGTGTGGTCCGGATACACGTCGGGCGCGGGCGAAATAGGACATACTATTGTGCAACCCGGTGGGCCAAAATGTTCTCGGTGCGGGCACCATGGCTGCTTGGACGCAGTGGCCGGCGAAAACGCCATCTTAAAAAAATGTGAGAAAGCGTGCGCGGTGGGGCAGACCCCTATTTTGCAAAGCCTTGCCCAAAAGCGCCCGTTGGATTTAACACTTGCAATGGAAGCGCAGGAGCTTGGCGACGAGATTGTGTGCTCCATTTTTGCCGAGGCCATCAAGTATTTGGGTATCTCTTTGGCAAACACGGCAAACTTGTTGAGCCCTGGTCTTGTGCTGGTGGATGGTTATATCATGCGGTCGACACAAAACCAAGAAATGCTGCGTGATATTGTATCAAACTATCTATATGGGCTGAACAGCGATGAAGTGCGCATCGAATTTTTGCCCTTTGACCAATACCGGGGCGCTAGGGGTGCTGCGGGTCGCATCATTAAAAAGTTTTGGATACAATAG
- a CDS encoding TrkA C-terminal domain-containing protein produces MRNNPKPPVYSQVAFDIATKIASGELEENSKFTGRSLMSTEYGVSQETIRRAFKQLADMEIISVQQNIGATVISKEKAVGYIEKFQTGKDIRSLKAELRALLDERDKVNTRIVQLVDKITDLGDRFKSSDPLRNYEFEILPGSKIIGKSIRELEFWQNTEATIVAIKSGGKINLSPGPNAVFEPYDILVVAGKLDSVDRVKNLIK; encoded by the coding sequence ATGAGGAATAATCCAAAGCCACCTGTTTATTCACAGGTAGCCTTTGATATTGCTACAAAAATAGCATCAGGTGAACTTGAAGAAAACTCTAAATTTACCGGCCGTTCATTAATGTCTACCGAATATGGTGTCTCACAAGAAACAATCCGTCGCGCATTTAAACAGCTTGCCGATATGGAAATAATCAGCGTACAGCAAAATATTGGTGCTACGGTGATTTCTAAAGAAAAAGCAGTTGGTTATATTGAAAAATTTCAAACAGGTAAAGACATTCGTTCTCTTAAAGCTGAGTTGAGGGCATTACTGGATGAGCGCGATAAGGTTAATACACGAATTGTACAATTGGTAGATAAAATTACCGATCTCGGCGACCGCTTCAAAAGCAGTGACCCGCTGCGCAACTACGAGTTCGAAATTTTGCCCGGTTCAAAAATTATCGGTAAAAGCATACGAGAGCTGGAGTTTTGGCAAAATACAGAAGCAACCATTGTTGCTATTAAAAGCGGAGGAAAAATCAATCTATCACCCGGTCCCAACGCCGTTTTTGAACCCTATGATATTCTAGTTGTGGCAGGCAAACTCGATTCTGTAGATAGAGTTAAAAATTTAATCAAATAA
- a CDS encoding carbohydrate ABC transporter permease: protein MKLTQSKATKKTYRALHKNNNKAGYLFIAPLLIVFACFLLYSFYFLFKNSFHFVTISFKHPRFVGLNNYKTVLQDAAFYRSMLNTFLISFANIFAGLTLGYVVAVFLNFKLRLKRFFHALFFVPSMLPIALMAAVFSSMLEYKEGTFNQLLRFLGMGGLTQRWLSDPNLAIWSVMSVSVFLIGIPIMYYTADLTTISPSVMEAATIDGAKFHQVLFLVLYPMLKNTHKTIIISMLLGGFREMERVYLMTDGGPGGSTEIIGTYIYRATRSAGSNLGIVSAAAIIVLLIAFAISFIQMKLANRTSALQ, encoded by the coding sequence ATGAAACTTACACAAAGCAAGGCAACAAAAAAGACTTACCGCGCCTTACATAAAAACAACAATAAAGCCGGATATTTATTTATTGCACCTCTGCTGATTGTTTTTGCCTGCTTTTTGCTATATAGCTTTTATTTTTTGTTTAAAAACAGTTTTCACTTTGTAACTATTTCATTTAAACATCCTAGATTTGTTGGGCTAAACAATTATAAAACCGTACTGCAGGATGCTGCCTTCTATCGTTCTATGCTCAATACTTTTTTAATTTCCTTTGCCAATATCTTCGCGGGTTTGACTCTTGGGTATGTGGTAGCTGTTTTTCTTAATTTTAAACTTCGTCTGAAGCGTTTTTTTCATGCGCTGTTTTTTGTACCATCCATGCTGCCTATTGCTTTAATGGCAGCTGTTTTCAGTTCTATGCTGGAATATAAAGAAGGAACATTCAACCAACTGCTACGTTTTTTAGGTATGGGTGGCTTGACTCAGCGTTGGTTATCTGACCCTAATCTGGCAATTTGGTCTGTAATGTCTGTTTCTGTTTTTTTAATCGGTATCCCCATTATGTACTATACAGCCGATTTAACAACCATAAGCCCAAGTGTAATGGAAGCTGCAACCATAGACGGAGCAAAATTTCATCAAGTTTTGTTTTTGGTATTATACCCTATGCTAAAAAATACTCATAAAACCATCATTATTTCCATGCTGCTTGGCGGTTTTCGCGAAATGGAACGTGTTTATTTAATGACAGACGGAGGCCCCGGCGGGTCTACCGAGATAATTGGTACCTACATCTACCGCGCTACACGGTCTGCGGGTTCCAACCTTGGCATTGTTTCGGCAGCAGCTATCATTGTGCTTTTAATTGCATTTGCTATTTCATTTATTCAAATGAAACTGGCAAATCGAACATCAGCACTACAATAG
- a CDS encoding FeoA family protein: MNTLTEVKTGQTVKVVKLHGEGAVKRRIMDMGITKGVEVNIRKVAPLGDPIEVNVRGYELSIRKADAAMIEVENT; encoded by the coding sequence ATGAATACCCTAACAGAAGTAAAAACAGGGCAAACCGTAAAGGTTGTCAAGCTCCACGGTGAAGGTGCGGTTAAGCGTAGAATTATGGATATGGGCATTACCAAAGGTGTAGAAGTAAACATTCGTAAGGTAGCTCCCCTTGGCGATCCGATTGAAGTAAACGTTCGTGGTTACGAGCTTTCTATTCGCAAGGCTGATGCGGCAATGATTGAAGTGGAAAACACTTGA
- a CDS encoding LacI family DNA-binding transcriptional regulator: MAATIRDVARVSGLSIGTVSKFINGGKVKENNRILIENAIKELDFRPNSLAKGLKSAKSYTVGVIVPSLLSTYTAVVVSAIEKYLQELGYSSVICACQLDEEVELNKAQFLIDKMVDGIILQPHSGSGRQIDYIKSCGIPLVCFDALVAGHETDGVVVDNIEAAYIPTKRLIEMGHRKIAIVYGDDMYTCFGRLDGYKKALAEYKVRLNDNYVCRQPYTMQGGIRAIDWLFGLPDPPTAVIVTSYDMTLGAFVQINAHNLKIPEDISIIGFDNLPLAEAISPELSLVEQPMEEMGISAAKLLLRRMLGDHKKFPEIIVHKTKLHIKGSVKHIVQSK, translated from the coding sequence ATGGCTGCAACAATCCGAGATGTAGCACGGGTTTCCGGTTTATCTATCGGTACCGTATCCAAATTTATAAACGGCGGTAAAGTAAAAGAAAACAACCGGATATTAATTGAAAATGCAATAAAAGAGCTTGATTTTAGGCCTAACAGCCTTGCAAAGGGGCTTAAAAGTGCAAAGTCTTATACTGTGGGTGTGATAGTACCCTCACTTTTGTCTACCTATACGGCGGTTGTTGTTTCTGCAATTGAAAAGTATCTGCAAGAACTGGGGTATAGCTCCGTGATTTGTGCTTGCCAACTTGATGAAGAAGTGGAATTAAACAAAGCACAGTTTTTAATTGATAAAATGGTAGACGGAATTATTCTGCAACCCCATTCTGGCAGCGGAAGACAAATTGATTATATCAAGAGCTGCGGTATTCCTCTTGTTTGCTTCGATGCTTTAGTGGCAGGGCATGAAACCGACGGTGTAGTTGTAGATAACATTGAAGCAGCCTATATTCCTACCAAACGTTTAATTGAAATGGGCCATAGAAAAATTGCAATTGTATACGGTGACGATATGTATACCTGTTTTGGCCGTTTGGATGGATATAAAAAGGCTTTGGCAGAATATAAAGTCCGTTTAAACGACAATTATGTTTGTCGTCAGCCTTACACAATGCAGGGCGGGATTCGAGCAATTGATTGGTTGTTCGGGTTGCCTGACCCTCCTACTGCTGTTATTGTAACAAGCTACGATATGACATTGGGTGCTTTTGTCCAAATAAATGCGCATAACTTAAAAATTCCGGAAGATATTTCGATTATAGGATTTGATAATCTTCCGCTTGCAGAAGCAATCAGCCCTGAGTTGTCTTTGGTTGAACAGCCAATGGAAGAAATGGGAATCAGCGCTGCAAAGCTGCTTCTTAGACGAATGCTGGGCGACCACAAAAAATTCCCTGAAATTATTGTTCATAAAACAAAGCTGCATATTAAAGGCAGTGTTAAACACATAGTACAAAGTAAATAA
- a CDS encoding TIGR01440 family protein: protein MFDIIKQQSNDIVVELLQAAKLTANDIFVVGCSTSEVAGHNIGSFSSVDIANAIFAGIYPVLNEKGIFLAAQCCEHLNRTLIIEKQALKLYGLEQINVIPQPKAGGSFATIAYENFAEPVSVEKIKAHAGIDIGGTLIGMHLKNVAVPVRLSINKIGEANIICARTRPKFVGGIRAAYDENLL from the coding sequence ATGTTTGATATCATTAAACAGCAATCAAACGATATTGTTGTTGAACTTTTGCAAGCAGCAAAGCTTACTGCAAATGATATTTTTGTGGTTGGCTGCTCTACCAGCGAGGTTGCCGGACATAATATTGGTTCATTTTCCAGCGTTGATATTGCAAATGCAATTTTTGCAGGTATTTATCCTGTTTTAAATGAAAAAGGCATTTTTTTGGCAGCACAATGCTGTGAGCATTTAAACCGTACACTTATCATTGAAAAGCAAGCGCTAAAATTATATGGTTTAGAACAAATAAATGTTATTCCTCAGCCTAAAGCGGGCGGGAGCTTTGCAACAATTGCTTATGAAAATTTTGCAGAACCAGTTTCGGTTGAAAAAATAAAAGCTCATGCCGGAATTGATATCGGCGGAACATTAATTGGAATGCACTTGAAAAATGTTGCTGTGCCGGTTAGGCTAAGTATTAACAAAATCGGAGAAGCAAATATTATCTGTGCAAGAACCAGACCCAAATTTGTAGGCGGTATACGTGCTGCATATGATGAAAATTTGCTTTAA
- a CDS encoding mechanosensitive ion channel family protein translates to MTSNITNDMLETPASISGQILKKLDHVADYFKDNAGELLWNLMMIAAILILAKLALYLISRGTKSAMQKQMYHRSEKQGKRIDTMMTLLRSAARYVVYFIAILLILKQFNLFESMKGLIVTAGVGSFAIGFGAQSLVKDVVTGFFMMFENQFSVGDYIKTDNFEGTVEATAMRVTYLRTFKGEQVIIPNGTISRVVNYSRGDNVAIITVSTSYEADTQKIMQLIEQAVKQYASENMDVIKEPPVVQGITAFESSSVQISVMCKVHSMKQWQVERGMRLAVKEMFDKSGVAFPYQRIVKMDYTPEKKLTNDDIPKGKEKKDKIPEWANIEDDE, encoded by the coding sequence ATGACATCGAATATTACAAACGACATGCTGGAAACTCCGGCTAGCATCAGCGGGCAAATCTTAAAAAAATTAGATCACGTTGCCGATTATTTTAAAGATAATGCAGGCGAACTCTTATGGAATCTGATGATGATAGCTGCGATCCTCATCTTAGCCAAGCTGGCATTATACCTTATTTCTCGCGGTACCAAATCCGCTATGCAAAAGCAGATGTACCACCGTAGTGAAAAACAAGGTAAACGCATTGACACAATGATGACCTTATTGCGAAGTGCAGCACGTTATGTAGTTTATTTTATAGCTATTTTACTGATATTGAAACAATTCAACCTATTCGAGAGTATGAAAGGGTTGATTGTAACTGCCGGCGTGGGCAGTTTTGCCATCGGTTTTGGCGCACAAAGCTTGGTGAAAGACGTTGTAACCGGATTTTTTATGATGTTTGAAAATCAGTTTTCGGTGGGAGATTACATTAAAACAGATAACTTTGAGGGTACTGTAGAGGCTACCGCAATGCGGGTTACTTATCTGCGAACCTTTAAAGGCGAACAAGTTATTATACCCAACGGTACAATTTCGCGTGTTGTAAATTACTCGCGCGGCGATAATGTAGCAATTATTACCGTATCCACCTCGTACGAAGCCGATACCCAAAAGATTATGCAGCTGATTGAGCAAGCCGTAAAACAATATGCAAGCGAGAATATGGATGTTATAAAAGAACCGCCCGTTGTACAAGGTATTACCGCATTTGAAAGCTCATCTGTTCAAATCAGTGTTATGTGCAAAGTGCATTCAATGAAACAATGGCAAGTGGAGCGTGGCATGAGACTGGCGGTAAAAGAAATGTTCGATAAAAGCGGGGTTGCTTTCCCCTATCAGCGTATTGTAAAAATGGATTATACACCAGAAAAGAAGCTAACAAATGATGATATACCGAAAGGCAAAGAAAAGAAAGATAAAATTCCGGAATGGGCTAATATTGAAGATGATGAATAG
- a CDS encoding FeoA family protein: MMPLTFAKAGEKNLIKKIGGRDETKRHLNNLGFVEGGEVSVVSEIAGNLIVNVKESRIAISKEMANRIVVANI; encoded by the coding sequence ATGATGCCTTTAACATTTGCAAAAGCAGGGGAGAAAAATTTGATAAAGAAAATTGGAGGTCGGGATGAAACCAAGCGACATCTGAATAATCTTGGCTTTGTGGAGGGTGGCGAAGTATCCGTTGTTTCCGAAATTGCCGGTAACTTGATTGTCAATGTCAAGGAATCTCGCATTGCTATTAGCAAGGAGATGGCAAACCGAATTGTTGTAGCTAATATCTAA
- the feoB gene encoding ferrous iron transport protein B — protein MSITIALAGNPNSGKTTLFNALTGSNQFVGNWPGVTVEKKEGKYKGNKDVTITDLPGIYSLSPYTLEEVVARNYLITQRPDAILNIIDGTNLERNLYLTTQLVELGIPVVLAVNMMDVVEKSGDKINIKQLSKELGCEVIEISALKGTGITQAAEAAIKVAKAKGYTIPQHSFNGSVEHAIAHIEEAVVHNLPQEQQRWYAIKLFERDNKVQKQLKLDEKIIAHIDSDIKKCETELDDDAESIITNERYTYIASIIGGCYTKKSKGKLTTTDKIDKVVTNRWAALPIFAVVMFIVYFVSVSTVGTWATDWANDGVFGNGWHLFGIGSSAYSQAADEYAEPAAMVDAFESAAKEAGLELDAAIDLTTTAYMYDDGGNVEKEIPVTYASYSEAAALKEPDPANYGVWVPGVPVLVENGLEAINCADWLQGLILDGIIAGVGAVLGFVPQMLVLFLFLAFLESCGYMARIAFIMDRIFRKFGLSGKSFIPMLIGTGCGVPGIMASRTIENDRDRKMTIMTTTFIPCGAKLPIIALISGAMFGGAWWVAPIAYFIGIGAIVVSGIILKKTKLFAGEPAPFVMELPAYHMPTVSNVLRSMWERGWSFIKKAGTIILLATIFVWLASNFGWENGSFGMVEMDASILAAIGNLIAPIFAPIGWGNWQGAVAAITGLIAKENVVGTFGVLFGGFDEVAENGWQIWTNMQTTFTSLSAFSFLVFNLLCAPCFAAMGAIKREMNNGKWTAFAITYQCVFAYAVSLIIYQFGMLFTTGAFGIATVFAIAVVIFMAYMLFRPYKESNKLKLAVKV, from the coding sequence ATGTCGATTACAATTGCACTTGCCGGGAACCCAAACAGCGGCAAGACTACATTATTTAATGCACTTACAGGTTCCAATCAGTTTGTGGGGAACTGGCCGGGTGTTACAGTTGAGAAAAAAGAAGGTAAGTACAAAGGCAACAAAGATGTTACCATTACAGACTTGCCCGGTATTTACTCCCTTTCACCGTATACTTTGGAAGAGGTCGTTGCGAGAAATTATCTAATTACCCAACGCCCCGACGCTATTCTCAATATCATCGATGGTACAAACCTTGAGAGAAATTTATATCTCACAACGCAGTTGGTTGAGCTTGGCATTCCCGTTGTTCTTGCTGTCAATATGATGGATGTTGTTGAGAAGAGCGGCGATAAAATCAATATTAAGCAATTATCCAAAGAACTTGGTTGTGAGGTAATCGAAATTTCTGCACTGAAAGGCACAGGTATTACACAGGCAGCGGAAGCCGCAATCAAAGTTGCAAAGGCAAAAGGTTATACCATTCCCCAGCACAGCTTTAACGGCAGTGTGGAACATGCGATTGCCCATATTGAGGAAGCTGTCGTACATAATTTGCCACAAGAACAACAACGCTGGTATGCAATCAAGCTGTTTGAGCGTGATAATAAAGTTCAGAAACAACTAAAACTTGATGAGAAAATAATCGCTCATATTGATAGCGATATTAAAAAGTGCGAAACAGAACTTGACGATGATGCAGAAAGTATTATTACAAACGAAAGATATACCTATATTGCTTCCATTATAGGCGGATGTTACACAAAAAAGAGCAAGGGTAAACTCACCACGACCGACAAAATCGACAAGGTTGTTACCAACCGTTGGGCAGCACTTCCAATCTTTGCAGTGGTTATGTTTATTGTATATTTTGTTTCGGTATCCACTGTTGGTACATGGGCAACAGACTGGGCAAATGACGGCGTGTTTGGCAACGGTTGGCACTTGTTTGGTATCGGTTCGTCTGCATATTCTCAAGCGGCGGATGAATACGCTGAGCCTGCCGCAATGGTTGATGCATTTGAAAGCGCTGCGAAAGAAGCAGGACTTGAGCTTGATGCGGCAATTGATTTGACCACAACGGCTTATATGTATGATGACGGCGGCAATGTGGAAAAAGAAATTCCCGTCACATATGCTTCTTATTCCGAAGCTGCTGCATTGAAAGAACCCGACCCTGCCAATTACGGTGTTTGGGTACCTGGTGTTCCGGTTCTAGTCGAGAACGGATTGGAAGCTATCAACTGTGCAGACTGGCTTCAAGGATTAATTCTTGACGGTATCATTGCAGGTGTCGGTGCAGTGCTTGGGTTTGTACCACAGATGCTTGTTCTATTCTTATTCCTTGCATTCCTTGAGTCCTGCGGATATATGGCGCGTATCGCATTTATTATGGACAGAATTTTCCGTAAATTTGGTCTTTCGGGTAAATCCTTCATCCCGATGCTTATCGGCACTGGCTGTGGCGTTCCTGGAATTATGGCAAGCCGAACCATTGAAAATGACCGTGACCGCAAGATGACGATTATGACTACAACCTTTATTCCCTGTGGTGCAAAGCTGCCAATCATAGCGCTTATTTCCGGTGCAATGTTCGGCGGCGCATGGTGGGTAGCACCAATCGCATATTTCATTGGCATTGGTGCAATTGTTGTTTCCGGTATCATCTTAAAGAAAACCAAGCTATTTGCAGGAGAGCCTGCTCCGTTTGTTATGGAGCTTCCTGCATATCATATGCCAACCGTTTCAAATGTTCTTCGTTCTATGTGGGAGCGTGGTTGGTCGTTTATAAAAAAAGCAGGAACCATTATCCTGCTGGCAACAATCTTTGTTTGGCTTGCATCCAACTTCGGTTGGGAGAATGGCTCGTTTGGTATGGTCGAAATGGACGCAAGCATTCTTGCTGCAATTGGTAACCTGATAGCCCCTATCTTTGCTCCGATTGGTTGGGGTAACTGGCAGGGTGCTGTGGCGGCAATTACCGGGCTTATTGCAAAAGAAAATGTTGTTGGCACCTTTGGCGTTCTCTTTGGTGGATTTGATGAAGTTGCAGAAAATGGCTGGCAGATTTGGACGAATATGCAAACGACATTTACATCTCTTTCCGCATTCTCGTTCCTTGTGTTCAATCTACTTTGCGCACCTTGCTTTGCAGCAATGGGTGCAATTAAGCGTGAAATGAACAACGGTAAGTGGACGGCATTCGCAATTACTTATCAATGTGTGTTTGCATATGCAGTATCGCTTATAATCTATCAGTTTGGTATGCTGTTTACAACAGGAGCATTTGGCATAGCAACCGTATTTGCGATAGCAGTCGTAATCTTTATGGCTTATATGCTGTTTAGACCGTACAAGGAAAGCAACAAACTCAAACTAGCCGTAAAAGTTTAG
- a CDS encoding GNAT family N-acetyltransferase: protein MQWILESERLGFRNISKDDFNSLCLILQDAEVMYAWEHAFSDDEVHDWINKNLTRYSNEGFSYFAVIEKSTDKFIGVVGPLKANIDGTAYIEIAYIFNKAFWGKGYAYEGAKACVNYSFDKLKADKVIAQIRPDNLPSRKVAEKLGMKMEGEYLKHYNGKDIPHLIYCRTKRI from the coding sequence ATGCAATGGATTTTAGAATCGGAACGATTAGGTTTTCGTAATATTAGCAAGGATGATTTTAACAGCTTATGCTTAATCTTACAGGATGCAGAAGTTATGTATGCTTGGGAGCATGCATTTTCGGACGATGAAGTGCACGATTGGATTAACAAAAACCTGACGCGCTATTCAAACGAAGGTTTTAGTTACTTTGCTGTAATAGAAAAAAGTACCGATAAATTTATAGGTGTGGTGGGTCCGTTAAAAGCAAATATTGATGGGACTGCCTACATTGAAATCGCATACATTTTTAATAAAGCTTTTTGGGGTAAAGGTTACGCCTATGAAGGCGCAAAAGCTTGCGTTAACTATTCGTTTGATAAGTTAAAGGCAGATAAAGTTATCGCTCAAATCCGGCCAGATAATTTACCGTCTCGTAAAGTTGCCGAAAAACTTGGGATGAAAATGGAAGGAGAATACCTCAAACACTATAACGGCAAAGATATCCCGCACTTAATATATTGCCGTACAAAAAGAATTTGA
- a CDS encoding ABC transporter substrate-binding protein has product MKKLLSMILAGVVIVSSFTGCSSKVKPSTSSPQPADGSDSPVTLEYWTWFPSSDQFKETIANFEKENPNIKINLTVMESKNFQEKVPLALASEENIDIIGVQPTAFATEISDYLSDLDPLLKKEAGDDWAAVYSESCIEKSKNLTGGNLKFLAMVNSGSMIGYYNADLLKELNMQVPATIEEYKKVAEALKAKYPDKYAGVFGGKESWIMDEMMLTVLGQQGDYYNKWRYEKASVDSPEFITAFKGFKQFFDEDIFTQDLLDLDGGRAAEIFAAGDALVWYMGSWEAPILSSKLREQKGIKLGDVGAMALPVVKQGGNAAVRSYLDAGIGIVNYSEKQEAAAKFVAYCTVGKGVDTLAKQFMGTPGKKDFAMDETMLTSENAKAGWNKLIELMNTATADRNNVSGYSDIEGASVQKVVGNTSTAEEEVKALQTEWTSGKYQ; this is encoded by the coding sequence ATGAAGAAGTTACTCAGCATGATTCTTGCAGGTGTAGTGATTGTGTCCAGCTTTACCGGGTGCAGCTCAAAGGTCAAACCAAGCACATCATCTCCACAGCCGGCTGATGGATCCGATTCTCCGGTAACTCTGGAATACTGGACATGGTTTCCAAGTTCGGATCAATTCAAAGAAACTATTGCTAACTTTGAAAAGGAAAACCCCAATATTAAAATTAATTTAACGGTGATGGAAAGTAAGAACTTTCAAGAAAAGGTACCTTTGGCACTTGCTTCCGAAGAAAATATCGATATCATTGGGGTTCAGCCAACAGCTTTTGCAACAGAAATTTCCGATTACTTAAGCGACCTCGACCCTCTGCTAAAAAAAGAGGCAGGAGATGACTGGGCAGCTGTATATTCAGAAAGCTGCATTGAAAAATCCAAAAATTTAACCGGGGGTAATTTAAAATTTCTTGCTATGGTAAACAGTGGTTCTATGATTGGCTACTACAATGCCGACCTTTTAAAAGAACTTAATATGCAGGTTCCTGCTACCATTGAAGAGTATAAAAAAGTGGCAGAAGCTTTAAAAGCAAAATATCCTGACAAATATGCAGGAGTTTTTGGCGGTAAAGAATCTTGGATTATGGATGAAATGATGCTTACCGTTTTAGGGCAGCAAGGGGATTATTATAACAAATGGAGATACGAAAAAGCAAGTGTAGACAGCCCAGAATTTATTACTGCGTTTAAAGGTTTTAAACAATTTTTTGACGAAGATATTTTTACACAAGATTTGCTTGACCTTGACGGCGGACGTGCCGCAGAGATTTTTGCAGCTGGTGATGCTTTGGTATGGTACATGGGCTCTTGGGAAGCTCCTATTTTGTCATCCAAACTGCGCGAGCAAAAAGGCATTAAGCTGGGTGACGTTGGCGCAATGGCACTACCTGTTGTAAAACAAGGCGGAAACGCTGCTGTACGCTCTTACCTTGATGCGGGTATCGGTATTGTAAACTACTCAGAAAAGCAAGAGGCAGCTGCTAAATTTGTTGCTTACTGCACAGTTGGCAAAGGTGTAGATACTCTTGCAAAACAGTTTATGGGCACACCTGGCAAAAAAGATTTTGCAATGGATGAAACTATGCTAACCAGTGAAAATGCGAAAGCAGGTTGGAATAAACTTATAGAATTAATGAACACTGCAACCGCAGACCGCAACAATGTATCCGGATATTCGGATATCGAAGGAGCGTCGGTACAAAAAGTAGTGGGCAACACCTCAACTGCTGAAGAAGAAGTTAAGGCACTTCAAACAGAATGGACCAGCGGAAAATATCAGTAA